Proteins encoded together in one Phalacrocorax aristotelis chromosome 7, bGulAri2.1, whole genome shotgun sequence window:
- the CD276 gene encoding CD276 antigen → MLCPLLALGALVLSLAGAMEIQVPDEPVVALFGQDATLRCSFSPEANFSLDDLSLIWQLTDTKRLVHSFSSGQDQLADQGGGYANRTALFYDQLAQGNVSLLLRRVEISDEGSFTCFVRVRDHSSAAVTLQVAAPYSKPNMNLEPNKDLKPGDLAAVTCHASRGYPEASVLWQDSRGSNITENVTTSQVANEEGLFDVHSVLQVLVEPSSTYSCLVRNPVLQQETQASVTITGQHLAFPAVALWVTVGLAVCIVGLLAILAYVCQKKIRQSCEEEEENAGNVAGTEEQDKEGEEPKTALQLLKSVESKDDNEQEID, encoded by the exons ATGCTCTGCCCACTGCTTgccctgggagcactggtgcTCAGCCTGGCAG GTGCCATGGAGATCCAGGTTCCGGATGAGCCTGTGGTGGCTCTTTTTGGCCAAGATGCTACCCTACGCTGCTCCTTCTCCCCCGAGGCCAACTTCAGCCTTGACGACCTGAGTCTCATCTGGCAGCTGACGGACACCAAGCGTTTGGTCCACAGCTTTTCCAGTGGCCAGGACCAGCTGGCAGACCAGGGTGGCGGCTATGCCAACCGTACGGCCCTCTTCTATGACCAGCTAGCCCAGGGCAATGTCTCGCTGCTCCTCAGACGCGTGGAGATCTCGGATGAGGGCAGCTTCACCTGCTTTGTCCGGGTCCGGGACCACAGCAGTGCAGCCGTGACATTGCAGGTGGCAG ctcCCTACTCCAAACCCAATATGAACCTGGAGCCCAACAAAGACTTGAAGCCAGGAGACCTGGCAGCTGTGACTTGCCACGCTTCCCGTGGCTACCCCGAGGCCAGCGTCCTCTGGCAGGACAGCCGGGGCAGCAACATCACAGAAAATGTCACCACGTCCCAGGTGGCCAATGAGGAAGGCCTCTTTGATGTGCACAGTGTCCTTCAGGTGCTGGTGGAGCCCAGCAGCACCTACTCCTGCCTGGTGCGAAACCcggtgctgcagcaggagaccCAAGCCTCTGTCACCATCACAG GCCAACACCTTGCCTTCCCTGCTGTGGCTCTCTGGGTGACGGTGGGACTCGCCGTCTGCATCGTCGGGCTCCTCGCCATCCTGGCGTACGTGTGCCAGAAGAAAATCCGTCAAAgctgtgaggaagaggaggaaaatgcgGGCAATGTGGCAG GGACAGAGGAGCAGGACAAGGAGGGGGAAGAACCCAAGACAG CCCTGCAACTACTGAAGAGTGTGGAGAGCAAAGACG